A single window of Sceloporus undulatus isolate JIND9_A2432 ecotype Alabama unplaced genomic scaffold, SceUnd_v1.1 scaffold_14, whole genome shotgun sequence DNA harbors:
- the LOC121917267 gene encoding CDK5 and ABL1 enzyme substrate 1-like, with protein sequence MAMAASGSSSSSSSPVGAKRSAGPPARPFPPQMDPRRRQAALSFLSNISLDGRPVLLPEEEEEEEKEKEGERERHAVLPSPPPLPQPQDGASDPPLGEQEEQEDDEDAFASPGQAATAGLGLPFPLPPPSSGSCSATPSSRGRLNSFSQGILSPVPSASASFARAAPPQGYGCLEQGQGAPAATAAFELQRSR encoded by the coding sequence ATGGCAATGGCGGCgtccggcagcagcagcagcagcagcagccccgtgGGCGCCAAGAGGAGCGCCGGCCCTCCTGCTCGGCCCTTCCCTCCGCAGATGGACCCCCGGCGGAGGCAGGCAGCGCTCTCCTTCCTCAGCAACATCTCCCTGGACGGGAGGCCGGTGCTgctgccggaggaggaggaggaggaggagaaggagaaggagggcgAGCGGGAAAGGCACGCCGtcctcccttctccccctccGCTGCCTCAGCCACAGGATGGGGCCTCCGACCCTCCTCTcggggagcaggaggagcaggaggacgACGAAGACGCCTTCGCCAGCCCTGGGCAAGCGGCGACGGCGGGCCTCggcctccccttccctctcccccctccatccTCTGGTTCCTGCTCTGCTACTCCTTCTAGTAGGGGCCGCCTCAACTCCTTCTCTCAGGGAATCCTCAGCCCCGtcccctccgcctccgcctccttcgCCCGGGCAGCGCCCCCCCAGGGCTATGGCTGCCTCGAACAGGGACAGGGGGCCCCCGCAGCCACCGCCGCCTTCGAGCTCCAGAGGTCCAGGTGA